One segment of Plasmodium vinckei vinckei genome assembly, chromosome: PVVCY_04 DNA contains the following:
- a CDS encoding dual specificity protein phosphatase, putative: MIVKVFDKIFISNVYDANNIYKLISLNIGGVLTCFECNGIEWCSYHERDRNSLLFYKDRLINFKGELPKETDKNNDKSLSSSKTESQDESEHCDHIIFPREILNNKLENNTIRDYINSMVEIENDDFVDSFKSSETNLKGSTNLETNESKNKIKDEKGMANVQTVCEINKTMRENLTFSHDNIYKIKHMYLNILDTFDENILNHVEKAHEFIDKIINENKNILIHCMAGISRCSSIILSYVSRKNQKGINHNFSILKSRYPFAHPNENFYRQLLLYEKMNYNLDGSNEYHNIYKKIKLSNKFLEDLKFCNLNNKKTPTCKYSCKFCRRTLFNDSEIIEHDITKNQIKKKYGNFCTSIFIEKKEWIMTDNKMKGIVYCPNPSCNTKLGKWSWTGICCSCGYLQIPAFMFNDSNLDRMKININNIN; the protein is encoded by the exons ATGATAGTAAAAGTGTTTGATAAGATATTTATAAGTAATGTATACGatgcaaataatatatataaattaataagtCTTAATATTGGAGGTGTATTAACATGTTTTGAATGTAATGGAATTGAATGGTGTAGTTACCATGAAAGAGATAGAAATAGTTTATTGTTTTACAAAGATAGACTGATAAACTTTAAAGGAGAACTACCAAAAGAAacagataaaaataatgataaatcaTTAAGTAGTTCCAAAACAGAGTCTCAAGATGAATCAGAACATTGTgatcatataatttttccaagagaaatattaaataataagttagaaaataatacaattaGGGATTACATAAATTCAATGGTagaaattgaaaatgatgattTTGTTGACTCTTTCAAAAGTAGTGAGACAAACTTAAAAGGATCAACTAATTTAGAAACAAATGAAagcaaaaacaaaataaaggaTGAAAAAGGGATGGCAAATGTACAAACAGTTtgtgaaataaataaaacaatgaGAGAAAATTTGACTTTTTCacatgataatatatataaaataaaacatatgtatttaaatatattagatacttttgatgaaaatatattaaatcatGTTGAAAAAGCACATGAATTtatagataaaataattaatgaaaataaaaatattttaattcattgTATGGCTGGAATATCTAGATGTTCCTCTATAATATTATCCTATGTATCCcgaaaaaatcaaaaaggAATTAATCACAATTTTTCAATACTTAAAAGTAGATATCCATTTGCTCAtccaaatgaaaatttttatcgACAACtcttattatatgaaaaaatgaactATAACCTtgat ggATCTAATGAATATCacaacatatataaaaaaattaaattaagtAATAAATTCCTTGaagatttaaaattttgtaatttgaataataaaaaaactcCTACCTGTAAATACAGTTGCAA ATTTTGCAGACGCACCTTATTTAATGATAGTGAAATAATTGAGCATGACATAACGAAGAACCAAATCAAGAAGAAg taCGGGAATTTCTGTACAAGcatttttatagaaaaGAAGGAATGGATAATGACTGACAACAAAATGAAAGGCATTGTATATTGCCCTAACCCTagt tGCAATACCAAGCTTGGTAAATGGTCGTGGACTGGAATTTGCTGTTCCTGTGGGTACTTGCAAATCCCCGCATTTATG TTTAATGACTCTAATCTTGATCGCATGAAAATTAACATAAATaacataaattaa